A genomic window from Acidobacteriota bacterium includes:
- a CDS encoding transcriptional regulator, producing MGRTRRQRIVVLLKEGEWEFDDLRRDLGLTVSVLEEDLRHIERSVRPEGRRLKVRPAQCEACGFDFKSTALHPPGRCPACRDRRITGPWFRIA from the coding sequence ATGGGCCGAACCCGCCGTCAGCGAATCGTCGTTCTGCTGAAAGAAGGCGAGTGGGAATTCGACGATCTGCGCCGGGATCTCGGCCTGACCGTCAGTGTCCTCGAAGAAGACCTCCGCCACATCGAACGCAGCGTTCGGCCGGAGGGACGTCGTCTGAAGGTCAGGCCGGCACAGTGTGAAGCCTGTGGTTTCGATTTCAAAAGCACCGCCTTGCATCCACCTGGCCGTTGTCCGGCATGCCGAGACCGCCGCATCACCGGCCCTTGGTTTCGAATCGCCTGA
- a CDS encoding methyltransferase domain-containing protein has protein sequence MQRPEMDLDSFQRLLWSFASHRVITVAGRTGILRLLAEKPLTTEAIAAELGLDEFATGKVVRALAALGVATPDGDRYRAADGIRDHFLPGAYDVVPFLEHSHSMYERWGDTLEPWLRGEDWPVAKRTPEETRRFGAAMRAMGAQMARRAADALDLDGVERVLDVGGGWGQFAQAMCRVRPGLHAMVLDRPEVVDQARAELEVSGLEDAIEFLPGNYLETEYGSGYDLVLFANVLHQETADRAAELIRRGAEAVTPGGRVTVVDFAIDDDRREHLLGALFAINMRSFGDTWTEPAIRRWMEDAGLQEIERTDLGSDRWIISGRKPEG, from the coding sequence GTGCAGCGACCCGAAATGGACCTCGACAGTTTTCAGCGTCTTCTGTGGTCATTCGCCAGCCACCGCGTGATCACCGTGGCCGGTCGAACCGGCATTCTCCGGCTGCTGGCGGAAAAGCCGCTTACCACAGAGGCGATCGCCGCGGAACTCGGGCTCGACGAGTTCGCCACCGGAAAGGTCGTTCGAGCTCTTGCAGCCCTCGGTGTCGCGACTCCAGACGGCGACCGGTACCGCGCTGCAGACGGCATCCGCGACCACTTCCTCCCCGGAGCCTACGACGTCGTCCCGTTCCTCGAACACTCGCACTCGATGTACGAACGATGGGGCGACACGCTCGAACCGTGGTTACGCGGGGAAGATTGGCCGGTCGCCAAGCGCACGCCGGAGGAAACCCGCCGTTTCGGCGCGGCGATGCGCGCCATGGGGGCGCAGATGGCGCGTAGGGCCGCTGACGCCCTCGATCTGGACGGAGTAGAACGGGTGCTCGATGTCGGCGGGGGCTGGGGCCAGTTCGCGCAAGCCATGTGCCGAGTTAGGCCGGGACTTCACGCGATGGTCCTCGACCGACCGGAAGTGGTCGACCAGGCCAGGGCCGAACTCGAGGTATCCGGGCTCGAGGACGCGATCGAGTTCCTTCCCGGGAACTATCTCGAGACCGAGTATGGATCCGGCTACGATCTCGTGCTCTTCGCAAATGTTCTGCACCAAGAAACGGCCGACCGGGCGGCGGAGCTGATCAGGCGCGGTGCCGAAGCCGTGACCCCCGGGGGGCGTGTGACGGTTGTGGATTTCGCCATAGACGACGACCGCCGCGAGCACCTGCTCGGCGCTCTCTTCGCCATCAACATGCGTTCCTTCGGAGACACCTGGACCGAGCCCGCTATCCGCCGCTGGATGGAGGACGCGGGGCTTCAGGAGATCGAGCGCACGGATCTCGGCTCCGATCGGTGGATCATCAGTGGACGAAAGCCAGAAGGTTGA
- a CDS encoding PDZ domain-containing protein, with the protein MHNLARWLVLGSFILLIAGSAGAQIDARLLRQPDVSATDITFVYGGDIWVVSKQGGIANRLSTPKGEESFPRFSPDGQHIAFSGNYDGNQDIFVMPTGGGLPARLTHHPDPDRMIDWYPGGTDILFATPMTSEKQRFRKLYRVPVSGGLPEVLPVPYGEFGAISPDGATLAYMPLSRDFRTWKRYRGGYAPEIWLFGLESLEARNLTHHEANDSQPMWHGSTLYFLSDRDANMRANIWAYELDTDTVRQVTLFEDFDIHFPAIGPQDMVFEYGGRLYVMDLATETAEPVEIQVVTDRATLRPRPVNVGEQISDGDISPSGMRALLGARGEVFSLPAEHGVVRNLTQTSGVAERHPAWSPDGKTIAYFSDRTGEYELTIRPADGSGEEKTITELGSGYRYTPMWSPDSKKVVFIDNMQVIHLLDVGTGGLTEVDRGRWMTHPPLGNFKVSWSADSRWFAYSRGLDNRQRAIFLFDSSAGTSHQVTSGFVSCSNPVFDPDGKYLYFLSDRTFTPSYSDFDATWIYANSTNVMAVPLRKDVPSPLAPRNDVEENGDEDDEKEDDNGESDEGGDDTKAVEIDLEGFEARAVILPPDAGNYSSLDAAEGKVIYHRQPNTGSADESSPIVYWDLEDREEKTILDNADGYVISADGKKMLVIANGKVAIVGVAEKQKMDKPLATSSMEMVVNPPEEWRQIFNDAWRIERDYFYDPNMHGVDWPAMRERYGALLDDAVTRWDLNFIIGELIGEMNTSHSYRGGGDLERGKRRGVGLLGVDWELADGAYRISGIVTSAAWDADVRSPLAEPGVDIAEGDWVLAVNGAPIDASKDPWAAFEGLAGSTVLLTVNDRPTPDGAREVLVETIDSEARLRNLAWIERNRRKVDEVSDGRVGYIYVPSTGRGGQTELYRMFRAQYHKQGLIIDERFNNGGQVPDRFVELLNRPLYNFWAVRSGTDWQTPTIAHTGPKAMLINAWSGSGGDAFPYYFRAAGAGPLIGTRTWGGLIGYSGFPALIDGGRVTVPTFSFYNLDGEWDVEGHGVEPDIEVVDDPSLMLDGGDPQLDRAIAEVLRALEENPPSRPDRPEYPVR; encoded by the coding sequence ATGCACAACCTGGCCCGTTGGCTCGTCCTCGGAAGCTTCATTCTGCTCATCGCCGGCTCGGCCGGCGCCCAGATCGACGCCCGGCTCCTGCGCCAACCCGACGTCTCGGCGACCGATATTACTTTTGTATACGGTGGCGACATCTGGGTCGTCTCAAAGCAGGGCGGAATCGCAAACCGACTGAGCACACCGAAGGGAGAGGAGAGCTTCCCACGCTTCTCTCCGGATGGCCAGCACATTGCGTTCAGCGGGAATTATGACGGCAACCAGGACATCTTCGTAATGCCGACGGGGGGCGGCCTGCCGGCCCGTCTCACCCACCATCCAGATCCGGATCGCATGATCGACTGGTATCCCGGCGGGACGGACATTCTCTTCGCCACCCCGATGACGAGTGAGAAGCAGCGTTTCCGAAAGCTCTACCGAGTGCCGGTGAGCGGCGGCCTGCCCGAGGTCCTGCCGGTGCCCTACGGCGAGTTCGGCGCCATTTCGCCGGATGGGGCGACGCTCGCCTACATGCCGTTGTCGCGGGATTTCCGAACCTGGAAGAGGTACCGGGGCGGCTACGCGCCGGAGATCTGGCTCTTCGGGCTCGAGAGCCTTGAGGCCAGAAATCTCACCCATCACGAGGCCAACGACAGCCAGCCGATGTGGCACGGTTCGACCCTCTACTTCCTGTCTGATCGTGACGCCAACATGAGGGCCAACATCTGGGCTTACGAGCTCGATACCGACACGGTTCGTCAGGTGACGCTCTTCGAAGACTTCGATATCCACTTCCCGGCCATCGGCCCTCAGGACATGGTCTTCGAGTACGGCGGCAGGCTTTACGTCATGGACCTGGCGACCGAGACCGCGGAACCGGTGGAAATCCAGGTGGTGACCGACCGCGCCACCCTCCGCCCGCGGCCGGTCAACGTTGGCGAACAGATCAGTGACGGCGACATCTCGCCTAGCGGCATGCGGGCGCTGCTTGGAGCTCGCGGCGAGGTCTTTTCTCTGCCCGCCGAGCACGGCGTGGTGCGAAACCTGACCCAGACCTCCGGTGTTGCTGAACGCCACCCGGCCTGGTCGCCGGACGGTAAGACGATCGCCTATTTTTCGGATCGTACCGGGGAGTACGAGCTCACAATCCGCCCGGCCGACGGGTCGGGCGAAGAGAAGACCATCACCGAACTCGGATCCGGGTATCGCTACACGCCGATGTGGTCGCCGGACAGCAAAAAGGTAGTTTTCATCGACAACATGCAGGTCATTCATCTGCTCGACGTCGGCACTGGCGGATTGACCGAGGTAGATCGTGGGCGTTGGATGACCCACCCACCTCTGGGCAATTTCAAGGTGAGCTGGTCCGCGGACAGCCGCTGGTTCGCCTACTCGCGTGGCCTCGATAACCGGCAGCGGGCCATCTTCCTGTTTGACTCCAGTGCCGGCACGAGCCACCAGGTGACATCGGGCTTCGTCAGCTGCTCCAATCCGGTGTTCGATCCCGACGGCAAGTATCTCTACTTTCTTTCCGATCGCACCTTCACGCCCAGCTACTCTGATTTCGACGCCACCTGGATCTACGCGAACTCGACCAACGTTATGGCCGTGCCGCTGAGGAAAGACGTGCCCTCGCCGCTGGCTCCTCGCAACGATGTCGAGGAAAACGGGGACGAGGACGACGAAAAGGAGGACGACAACGGCGAGAGCGACGAAGGCGGCGACGACACGAAGGCCGTGGAGATCGATCTCGAGGGTTTCGAGGCCCGGGCGGTGATCCTGCCGCCTGACGCGGGCAATTACTCGAGCCTGGATGCTGCCGAGGGCAAGGTGATCTACCACCGCCAGCCAAACACCGGATCGGCTGACGAGTCGTCGCCGATCGTGTATTGGGATCTCGAGGATCGCGAGGAAAAGACGATCCTCGACAACGCCGACGGGTATGTCATATCGGCCGACGGGAAGAAGATGCTCGTGATCGCCAACGGCAAGGTGGCGATCGTCGGCGTCGCTGAGAAACAGAAGATGGACAAACCGCTGGCCACTTCGTCGATGGAAATGGTCGTGAATCCGCCTGAAGAGTGGCGCCAGATCTTCAACGATGCCTGGCGGATCGAGCGCGACTATTTTTACGACCCCAACATGCACGGGGTCGACTGGCCGGCGATGCGCGAGCGCTACGGCGCGCTTCTCGACGATGCAGTCACCCGTTGGGATCTCAACTTCATCATCGGTGAACTGATCGGAGAGATGAACACCTCGCATTCGTACCGCGGCGGCGGTGATCTCGAACGGGGCAAGCGCCGCGGTGTTGGCCTGCTCGGCGTCGATTGGGAGCTCGCTGACGGGGCGTATCGTATCTCCGGGATTGTGACCTCGGCTGCGTGGGATGCGGACGTCCGGTCGCCCCTGGCAGAGCCCGGCGTCGATATCGCGGAGGGAGACTGGGTGTTGGCGGTCAACGGTGCGCCAATCGATGCTTCAAAAGACCCTTGGGCTGCCTTCGAGGGGCTGGCCGGGTCCACGGTTCTGCTCACGGTCAACGACCGGCCGACTCCTGACGGCGCGCGTGAGGTGCTCGTCGAGACGATTGACAGCGAGGCGCGGCTTCGCAACCTCGCCTGGATCGAGCGGAACCGCCGAAAGGTGGACGAGGTCTCCGACGGAAGGGTCGGCTACATCTATGTGCCGAGCACCGGCCGCGGCGGCCAGACCGAGCTTTACCGGATGTTCCGCGCCCAGTACCACAAACAGGGCCTCATCATCGACGAACGCTTCAACAACGGTGGGCAGGTACCGGACCGTTTCGTCGAGCTCCTCAATCGTCCGCTCTACAACTTCTGGGCCGTGCGGTCGGGCACCGATTGGCAGACGCCGACGATCGCTCACACTGGACCCAAGGCGATGCTGATCAACGCCTGGAGTGGCTCGGGCGGCGATGCCTTTCCCTACTACTTCCGCGCAGCGGGAGCCGGGCCTCTGATCGGCACTCGCACGTGGGGCGGGCTGATCGGTTATTCGGGCTTTCCTGCCCTGATCGACGGCGGACGGGTGACCGTGCCCACATTCTCCTTTTACAACCTGGACGGTGAGTGGGATGTCGAGGGCCACGGCGTCGAGCCCGACATCGAGGTGGTGGATGACCCGTCGTTGATGTTGGACGGTGGCGATCCACAGCTCGATCGGGCGATCGCCGAAGTCCTCCGGGCGCTGGAGGAGAACCCGCCGTCTCGACCTGATCGGCCCGAATACCCAGTGAGGTAG
- a CDS encoding metallophosphoesterase — MTVCQRSIRLKTLAVAVILSALSALPAAGAGERVVAVGDIHGNFDGLVSILKRAELIDEDLHWVGGSTTFVQTGDIFDRGVEVRKVLDLLMRLEDEAAGDGGKVVVLLGNHEGMNLIGFYRDVNPEVFATFADEDSEKRRKREFKDFKRYWRAQAEALGVENPVITAEVKNAWMEAFPPGWFEYNDALGPEGRFGAWLRGRPVAVMIGDVLFVHGGIGPDLAGLSVAEINQEVAQELATYDRLREEMVAERLVPSTASLISLVKAYGQQDPPDPKYAALAGANDWLIQSPGGPLWFRGGARWDEEVDATRMADILDGIGAKRVVEGHTVQDEGRIEVRFGGRVILIDTGMLSSVYQGGRPSALVIEDGTYSAIYTDGSEEVLLDEALPDAA; from the coding sequence ATGACGGTTTGCCAACGATCCATCAGACTCAAAACCCTGGCTGTTGCCGTAATTCTGTCGGCTCTGAGCGCACTGCCGGCCGCCGGCGCCGGAGAGCGCGTCGTGGCGGTGGGTGATATCCACGGGAACTTCGATGGCCTGGTATCGATTCTCAAACGCGCAGAACTTATCGACGAGGACCTTCACTGGGTTGGTGGCTCCACGACCTTCGTCCAGACCGGCGATATTTTTGATCGCGGGGTCGAAGTGCGGAAGGTCCTCGACCTCCTGATGCGGTTGGAAGATGAGGCCGCAGGGGATGGCGGCAAGGTCGTCGTTCTGCTCGGGAATCACGAGGGCATGAATCTGATCGGGTTCTACCGGGATGTCAATCCCGAGGTCTTCGCGACCTTTGCCGACGAGGATTCCGAGAAGCGACGCAAGCGGGAATTCAAGGATTTCAAGAGGTACTGGCGTGCGCAGGCCGAGGCGCTGGGCGTCGAGAATCCGGTGATCACGGCCGAGGTCAAGAACGCCTGGATGGAGGCCTTCCCTCCTGGCTGGTTTGAGTACAACGACGCGCTCGGTCCGGAAGGGCGCTTTGGGGCCTGGCTTCGCGGACGACCGGTTGCGGTGATGATCGGCGACGTGCTCTTCGTTCACGGCGGCATCGGCCCGGATCTCGCGGGCCTCAGTGTGGCTGAAATCAACCAGGAAGTCGCGCAAGAGTTGGCCACCTACGATCGTCTGCGCGAGGAAATGGTTGCCGAGAGACTGGTGCCGTCGACCGCAAGCCTCATCTCGCTGGTGAAAGCGTACGGTCAGCAGGATCCGCCCGACCCGAAATATGCTGCGCTCGCAGGTGCCAACGATTGGCTGATCCAATCTCCCGGTGGGCCACTCTGGTTCCGCGGCGGTGCGCGGTGGGACGAGGAGGTAGATGCCACAAGAATGGCCGACATCCTGGACGGAATTGGTGCAAAGAGAGTGGTTGAAGGCCACACCGTCCAGGATGAGGGACGGATCGAGGTCCGATTCGGTGGCCGGGTCATACTGATCGACACCGGCATGCTGTCCTCGGTGTATCAGGGTGGTCGCCCGTCGGCGCTGGTGATCGAGGACGGGACCTACTCTGCCATTTACACCGACGGCAGCGAGGAAGTCCTGCTCGACGAAGCTCTGCCGGACGCGGCGTGA
- the gcvH gene encoding glycine cleavage system protein GcvH yields MTVPEELKYARTHEWARAEGESVVMGISHYAQDQLGEVVYVELPEVGNGFDAGDELGTLESVKAVAEFLSPVAGEVIEVNERLEDEPNLVNDDPYGDGWLVKLSGSIDDDNLLDATAYQELLEQEDD; encoded by the coding sequence ATGACTGTTCCTGAGGAACTCAAGTACGCACGTACGCACGAATGGGCCAGGGCCGAGGGTGAATCGGTCGTTATGGGCATTTCCCATTACGCACAGGACCAACTCGGCGAGGTCGTGTATGTCGAGCTGCCGGAGGTCGGCAACGGTTTCGATGCCGGGGACGAACTGGGCACCCTCGAATCAGTCAAAGCCGTCGCCGAGTTCCTGTCGCCGGTCGCCGGTGAGGTGATCGAGGTCAACGAACGGCTCGAAGACGAGCCTAACCTCGTCAACGACGATCCCTATGGCGATGGCTGGCTGGTCAAGCTGAGCGGGTCCATCGATGACGACAATCTGCTCGACGCAACCGCCTACCAGGAACTTCTGGAGCAGGAGGACGATTGA
- a CDS encoding GDYXXLXY domain-containing protein → MKSSRLALFVLVALVQLAVAGGAIVKHELTLRYGEAFRFRIQPVDPVDAFRGRYVAIRFAEDRAPVADDLDIGSGKRVFVPIEVGIDGFARLGQVDVEPPSNGAYLRLRAGIIAPDEDGTRHAWVSMPSQRFYMDEDLAPETERAVWGVSGGRRQASVSVRVRNGIGVIEELYIDDVPVHQWLAENAESTE, encoded by the coding sequence ATGAAATCGTCGAGGCTCGCCCTGTTCGTTCTGGTCGCGCTTGTACAGCTGGCCGTGGCGGGTGGTGCGATCGTGAAGCACGAGCTCACTCTGCGCTACGGGGAGGCGTTCCGTTTCCGCATCCAGCCGGTCGACCCGGTGGATGCCTTCCGCGGCCGCTATGTGGCGATCCGTTTCGCGGAAGACCGTGCGCCGGTGGCGGATGATCTCGACATCGGTTCCGGCAAGCGTGTCTTCGTACCGATCGAGGTCGGGATCGACGGGTTCGCCAGACTGGGACAGGTCGACGTGGAACCGCCGTCGAACGGCGCGTACCTGCGTCTGCGGGCCGGAATCATCGCGCCGGACGAGGATGGCACTCGTCATGCCTGGGTGTCGATGCCGTCGCAACGGTTTTACATGGACGAGGATCTGGCGCCGGAAACAGAGCGCGCCGTGTGGGGTGTTTCTGGCGGTCGTCGCCAGGCCTCCGTCAGCGTTCGAGTGCGAAACGGCATCGGCGTGATCGAGGAGCTGTACATCGACGACGTTCCGGTCCACCAGTGGCTGGCCGAGAACGCCGAGTCCACCGAGTGA
- the gcvPA gene encoding aminomethyl-transferring glycine dehydrogenase subunit GcvPA, protein MHPWIGAGPEDQQHILSVLGLSSIDGLFGSIPSGVCVDGLDLPPPRDEGWLRRAFDEMASANVAMDSLPCFLGAGVYRHIQPSVVDAVLSRAEFFTSYTPYQPEISQGTLQAIFEFQTLISRLTGLDAANASLYDGATSLVEAVLFSHRILRGKHDLVVVAETVHPMYRAVLDTYAHAAEIEVMVVAPGDDGRLDSNAVREAAGDGACCVAVQSPNFLGIVEDLPSLAEAAHECGALAVEVVTEAASLGLLKGGGSFGFDVVCGEAQSFGIAPGFGGPHLGFFACASKHIRQMPGRLAGETVDEGGNRAFCLTLATREQHIRRAKATSNICTNQGLMALAATVWLEVVGGSGLHDVATASLAGAEELKRRVRAIGGSWTIAYPTSPTFNEFLLTGPGTGRELVEKLFAEGVLAGVPTTGWAGSWPDGILVAVTERNSASDIEAFAKALETLR, encoded by the coding sequence ATGCATCCGTGGATCGGTGCCGGTCCCGAAGATCAACAGCACATCCTCTCGGTGCTGGGTCTGAGCTCGATCGATGGTCTCTTCGGCTCGATACCGTCCGGGGTGTGCGTCGACGGGCTCGACCTGCCGCCGCCGCGCGACGAGGGTTGGCTCCGGCGCGCGTTCGACGAGATGGCATCGGCCAACGTCGCGATGGACTCACTCCCGTGTTTCCTCGGTGCGGGCGTATATCGCCACATCCAACCGAGCGTCGTCGACGCGGTCTTGTCGCGGGCCGAGTTCTTTACCTCGTACACCCCGTACCAGCCCGAGATCTCGCAGGGCACCCTGCAAGCGATCTTCGAGTTTCAGACCCTGATCAGCCGTCTCACGGGCCTCGATGCGGCAAATGCTTCACTGTACGACGGAGCTACCTCGCTCGTAGAGGCGGTGCTCTTCAGTCACCGAATTCTCCGCGGCAAGCACGATCTGGTGGTGGTCGCGGAAACCGTCCACCCGATGTATCGCGCAGTTCTCGACACCTACGCCCACGCCGCAGAGATCGAAGTCATGGTGGTCGCGCCGGGCGACGACGGCCGGCTCGATTCGAACGCGGTGCGTGAGGCAGCTGGTGATGGGGCCTGCTGCGTCGCTGTTCAGTCGCCGAATTTCCTCGGAATCGTCGAAGACTTGCCATCGCTGGCAGAGGCCGCCCACGAATGTGGTGCGCTGGCGGTCGAGGTCGTGACCGAGGCCGCGTCTCTCGGCCTGCTGAAAGGCGGAGGCAGCTTCGGTTTCGACGTCGTCTGTGGTGAGGCACAGTCATTCGGGATCGCTCCCGGATTTGGAGGACCGCACCTCGGTTTCTTTGCCTGCGCCTCGAAGCATATTCGCCAGATGCCTGGCCGACTGGCTGGAGAGACGGTGGACGAGGGCGGGAACCGCGCGTTCTGCCTCACGCTCGCCACCCGCGAGCAACACATCCGACGCGCCAAGGCGACCTCCAACATCTGTACCAACCAGGGATTGATGGCGCTCGCCGCCACCGTCTGGCTCGAGGTAGTCGGCGGAAGCGGGCTGCATGATGTCGCCACGGCGAGTCTCGCGGGTGCCGAGGAGCTCAAGAGAAGGGTTCGGGCGATCGGTGGTTCGTGGACAATTGCCTACCCCACCAGTCCGACCTTCAACGAGTTCCTGTTGACCGGGCCGGGGACCGGTCGGGAACTCGTGGAGAAGCTGTTCGCCGAGGGGGTACTTGCGGGCGTTCCAACCACCGGTTGGGCCGGCTCCTGGCCCGACGGTATTCTGGTGGCGGTTACCGAACGAAACTCGGCGTCTGATATCGAAGCCTTCGCCAAAGCCCTGGAGACACTGAGATGA
- a CDS encoding DUF2157 domain-containing protein translates to MRQLSVKWLLRELPKLEAGGVVDAAAAERLRAHYTDTSETGRQLMVAIFAVFGAVLIGGGVILLLAHNWESFGRGTRAAIALSPLVATQVLVGWMIVKRFGSTAWREGSATLLALTVAEAIALVDQTYHTGGDLASFLWRWALLLAPLPWLLDSTAVAVIFLAALTCWAGAAKAEGSQILVIWPLAAAVVPHLIQVLRSDRRGLRAANLQWAIALFVCVAAGLGLEHRVPGLWILIYVGLFALLITLGTAFRRDEESLWRRPFEVVGVAGSVILWTILSFEEPWKNIGWQHIITAEQLNEIASWVDVLLAVGLPTAAMVAIAFIIDRQRDRLVLLWVISVPLVAVVWPVTAATDIDWLGALAFNLLLFVVGVATLSEGVRGQNLAVVNLGMAVVALLIIVRFFDSDLGFIFKGLAFIFVGIGFLVANMLLSRRNRAVGGSGP, encoded by the coding sequence ATGAGACAGCTGTCTGTCAAATGGTTGCTGCGCGAACTGCCGAAGCTGGAGGCCGGGGGCGTTGTTGACGCTGCCGCCGCCGAGCGCCTGCGCGCCCATTACACCGACACCTCTGAAACGGGCCGCCAACTCATGGTCGCCATCTTCGCGGTCTTCGGTGCCGTGCTGATCGGCGGAGGCGTGATTCTTTTGCTGGCGCACAACTGGGAGTCGTTCGGCCGTGGAACGCGAGCCGCCATCGCCCTTTCACCACTGGTGGCGACCCAGGTGCTTGTTGGCTGGATGATCGTCAAGAGGTTCGGCTCGACGGCGTGGCGGGAGGGCTCGGCGACCCTGCTCGCGCTGACGGTGGCCGAGGCAATTGCCCTGGTCGACCAGACCTACCACACCGGCGGGGATCTCGCGTCCTTCCTATGGCGTTGGGCCCTCCTCCTGGCACCACTGCCGTGGCTGCTCGACTCGACGGCGGTGGCGGTGATATTCCTCGCTGCACTCACCTGTTGGGCGGGTGCGGCAAAGGCTGAGGGCTCGCAGATTCTCGTGATCTGGCCGCTGGCGGCGGCAGTCGTCCCGCACCTGATCCAGGTCCTGCGCTCTGATCGGCGCGGTCTGCGCGCCGCCAATCTCCAGTGGGCAATTGCCCTGTTCGTGTGTGTTGCCGCGGGCCTCGGACTCGAGCACAGGGTGCCTGGCCTGTGGATTCTGATTTACGTTGGGCTCTTCGCCCTCTTGATCACACTCGGTACCGCATTCCGGCGCGACGAGGAGAGCTTGTGGCGGAGACCGTTCGAAGTGGTCGGTGTCGCCGGCAGCGTCATTCTCTGGACCATCCTGAGTTTCGAAGAGCCCTGGAAAAACATAGGCTGGCAGCACATCATCACGGCGGAACAGCTCAACGAAATTGCCTCGTGGGTTGATGTGCTCCTTGCCGTCGGTCTGCCAACTGCAGCGATGGTGGCGATCGCGTTCATCATCGACCGCCAGCGAGATCGCCTCGTCCTCCTGTGGGTAATTTCGGTCCCGTTGGTCGCGGTCGTGTGGCCGGTGACGGCGGCGACAGACATCGACTGGCTGGGAGCGTTGGCGTTCAACCTCCTTCTCTTCGTAGTGGGTGTCGCGACCCTTTCAGAAGGCGTGAGAGGCCAGAACCTGGCGGTGGTCAATCTCGGAATGGCGGTGGTGGCGTTGCTCATCATCGTGCGGTTCTTCGACTCCGACCTCGGTTTCATCTTCAAAGGCCTTGCCTTCATCTTCGTTGGCATCGGTTTCCTGGTCGCCAACATGCTCCTGTCACGGCGCAATCGCGCGGTCGGGGGGAGTGGGCCATGA
- the gcvPB gene encoding aminomethyl-transferring glycine dehydrogenase subunit GcvPB — MKRRAIRSEPLFFERNPHRVRRQGYLLPSLEVPEVDPTALLPVELLREPDPDYPDIAEMEVVQHFHRLSQLNYAVDEGLYPLGSCTMKYNPRINEQIARLPGFASLHPLQPESQIQGALRLIWELEEALKTITGMPGATLQPAAGAHGELTGILMIRKALETRGEDREIVLTPDSAHGTNPATATFAGYRAQEIPSAEDGTVDLGALDSMMDDKVAAVMLTVPNTLGVFEHHIVEVADLVHRRGGLIYIDGANLNSFVGRALPGLMGADAMHINLHKTFSTPHGGGGPGAGPVTVSDTLVAHLPLPRVRREGDLFGLQWEDTSSIGHMRGFYGNFLVLVRALTYIWGLGADGLRTMSEVAVLYANLIRHRLSGAYHLKFDAPSLHEVVFDDSNQTRHEVHNVDIAKRLLDFGFHPPTMSFPLIVHGALMIEPAESVSPEEIEAFCQAMLAIAHEVETDPELVRSAPHDTPIGRVDEVRAARNLKITWTPDEEG; from the coding sequence ATGAAGCGGCGCGCGATCCGGTCCGAGCCGCTCTTTTTCGAACGCAACCCGCACCGCGTACGGCGGCAAGGCTACTTGTTGCCATCTCTCGAGGTGCCTGAGGTCGACCCTACTGCCCTGCTCCCGGTCGAACTCCTTCGCGAACCGGACCCCGACTACCCTGACATCGCCGAGATGGAGGTCGTCCAGCACTTTCACCGGTTGAGCCAGCTCAACTATGCCGTGGACGAGGGCCTCTATCCCCTCGGCTCGTGCACCATGAAGTACAACCCGCGCATCAACGAGCAAATCGCCCGTTTGCCCGGCTTCGCCTCGCTCCACCCGCTCCAGCCCGAGTCGCAGATCCAGGGTGCGCTTCGGCTCATCTGGGAACTCGAGGAAGCGCTCAAGACGATCACCGGGATGCCCGGCGCGACCCTACAACCTGCGGCCGGAGCTCACGGAGAGCTGACCGGCATCCTCATGATTCGCAAGGCCCTCGAAACACGGGGGGAAGACCGCGAAATCGTTCTGACGCCGGACTCCGCCCACGGCACGAACCCCGCGACAGCAACCTTTGCGGGCTATCGTGCGCAGGAAATCCCTTCGGCTGAAGACGGCACGGTAGATCTTGGAGCCCTGGACAGCATGATGGACGACAAAGTTGCCGCCGTCATGCTCACGGTTCCGAACACCCTCGGTGTGTTCGAGCACCACATCGTCGAGGTTGCCGACCTCGTGCACCGCCGTGGCGGCTTGATCTACATCGACGGCGCCAACCTGAACTCCTTCGTGGGCCGCGCACTGCCCGGATTGATGGGCGCCGACGCGATGCACATCAACCTGCACAAGACCTTCTCGACACCGCACGGCGGCGGTGGGCCGGGCGCCGGGCCGGTCACGGTATCCGACACGCTCGTTGCGCACCTCCCGCTGCCCAGAGTCCGGCGTGAGGGCGACCTGTTCGGACTCCAATGGGAAGACACGTCGTCGATCGGGCACATGCGAGGCTTCTACGGGAACTTCCTGGTCCTGGTGCGGGCGCTCACTTATATCTGGGGCCTCGGCGCCGATGGCCTGCGCACGATGTCCGAGGTCGCGGTTCTCTACGCGAACCTGATTCGCCATCGCCTCTCGGGCGCGTATCACCTCAAGTTCGATGCTCCAAGCCTGCACGAGGTGGTCTTCGACGACAGCAACCAGACCCGCCACGAGGTGCACAACGTCGACATCGCCAAGCGCCTTCTCGATTTCGGTTTCCATCCGCCGACGATGTCCTTTCCGCTGATCGTTCACGGAGCGCTGATGATCGAGCCTGCCGAGAGCGTTTCCCCGGAAGAGATAGAGGCCTTCTGCCAAGCCATGCTGGCGATCGCCCACGAGGTCGAGACGGACCCGGAGCTGGTCAGATCGGCCCCTCACGACACGCCGATCGGACGGGTCGACGAAGTGCGGGCTGCACGGAACCTGAAGATCACTTGGACGCCCGACGAGGAGGGCTGA